One window from the genome of Streptomyces cadmiisoli encodes:
- a CDS encoding amidohydrolase family protein: MIVIDAHLHVWDPARADYDWLGPAMAPINRAMRFTDARPALKATEVTASVLVQAADNDADTDHMLATAATHPEVVAVVAWVPLDDPGRARSRLAQLRCDPHMVGVRALIHEKPDPEWIVRPHVGKGLALLAARDLTFDYVTASPGALRQVPELAARHPELRLVIDHLGKPPIGGDREEHARWRKLLTAAAHHPQVHAKVSGLYSARGPLDSWTTDTVRPFFEDALELFGPHRLMYGGDWPISLLAGGHRRTWETCAELLAGLGPDDRAAVLGGTAARFYRIDPTLLNAARDATV; this comes from the coding sequence ATGATCGTCATCGACGCCCACCTGCACGTATGGGACCCCGCCCGCGCCGACTACGACTGGCTGGGGCCCGCGATGGCACCGATCAACCGCGCCATGCGGTTCACGGACGCCCGACCGGCGCTGAAAGCCACCGAAGTCACCGCGAGCGTCCTCGTACAGGCCGCCGACAACGACGCGGACACCGACCACATGCTGGCCACCGCGGCAACCCACCCGGAAGTCGTCGCCGTCGTCGCCTGGGTCCCACTGGACGACCCAGGGCGCGCCCGATCCCGCCTCGCACAGCTGCGGTGCGACCCGCACATGGTGGGCGTACGCGCGCTCATCCACGAGAAGCCCGACCCGGAGTGGATCGTCCGCCCCCACGTCGGCAAAGGGCTCGCCCTGCTGGCCGCGCGCGACCTCACTTTCGACTACGTCACCGCGTCACCGGGCGCCTTGAGGCAGGTACCGGAACTGGCGGCACGGCACCCCGAACTGCGGCTGGTGATCGACCACCTCGGCAAACCCCCCATCGGCGGCGACCGCGAGGAGCACGCCCGATGGCGCAAGCTACTCACCGCCGCCGCGCACCACCCCCAGGTCCACGCCAAGGTCTCCGGGCTCTACTCCGCCCGCGGTCCCCTGGACTCGTGGACCACCGACACGGTCCGGCCGTTCTTCGAGGACGCGCTCGAACTGTTCGGCCCGCACCGTCTCATGTACGGCGGAGACTGGCCGATCTCCCTGCTGGCCGGGGGGCACCGACGCACCTGGGAAACCTGCGCGGAACTGCTGGCAGGTCTCGGACCCGACGACCGCGCGGCTGTGCTCGGCGGCACGGCCGCCCGCTTCT
- a CDS encoding IclR family transcriptional regulator, producing MADRAGSVWASATPAPAVLRAGAVLDALARVRGRAVTPAQLAAAAGGIPRASVVNICAALQECELVRAVEGGFVLGPGLLRLSQAYLDALDPVRAFREEVGRLGDREETLQLATLEGADVVYLAVHEGSVLIRPTSKAGARLPATCTALGKAMLAGIPEDEVRALLAGREPFEARTSWSLTTLDAVLTELRRARTVGYAIDDQETAEGIVCVAVAVPGPATGGRPFAVSSSLLKSQATPDRMAAVAALIRAVVWRMAGKGERLTGDVDA from the coding sequence ATGGCTGATCGAGCAGGATCTGTGTGGGCCAGCGCCACACCGGCACCGGCCGTCCTCAGAGCGGGCGCAGTACTCGACGCGCTGGCACGGGTCCGCGGCCGCGCTGTCACACCGGCCCAACTGGCCGCCGCCGCAGGCGGAATACCACGCGCGTCCGTCGTCAACATCTGCGCGGCACTCCAGGAGTGCGAGCTGGTCAGGGCCGTGGAGGGCGGCTTCGTACTCGGGCCGGGCCTGCTGCGGCTGTCCCAGGCCTACCTCGACGCACTGGATCCCGTGCGCGCCTTCAGGGAGGAGGTGGGCCGGCTCGGCGACCGGGAGGAAACCCTCCAACTGGCGACCCTGGAAGGCGCGGACGTGGTCTATCTCGCCGTGCACGAGGGCAGCGTCCTGATACGCCCGACCAGCAAGGCCGGGGCCCGGCTGCCGGCCACCTGCACGGCCCTGGGCAAAGCGATGCTGGCGGGCATACCCGAGGACGAGGTGCGCGCGCTGCTGGCGGGCCGTGAGCCTTTCGAGGCACGCACGTCCTGGTCGCTCACCACCCTCGACGCGGTGCTCACCGAACTGCGCCGCGCTCGTACGGTCGGCTACGCGATCGACGATCAGGAAACCGCCGAGGGTATCGTCTGTGTGGCGGTGGCCGTACCCGGACCGGCGACGGGTGGCCGTCCCTTCGCCGTCAGTTCGTCACTGCTCAAGTCCCAGGCGACGCCTGACCGGATGGCCGCCGTCGCCGCCCTGATCCGGGCCGTCGTGTGGCGGATGGCCGGCAAGGGCGAACGGCTCACCGGCGACGTGGACGCGTGA
- a CDS encoding hydroxyacid dehydrogenase, translated as MTRPRAVFAMNPRLPRALFHAETLARLRRATDIDTELVLDELDSAPARKALADAEILIAGWDAPVVRTAHLAAPSRLRAVIYAGGVAATCLEDPAALATSGVVAANARAANSTPVAEYTLAMILLANKRILFAQHAYRTSRKRPDHFAAPTDLGNYRQTVGVVGASTVGRAVLSLLRPFDLDVLLYDPTLSHEQAGRLGTRLVPLDTLMARSRVVSLHQPLTPQTRRQIGARQLALMPNGATLINTARGAVVDQDALIRELRTGRIDAVLDVTDPEPPAADSELWTLDNVVLTPHLAGSMGGELHRIGETVTDEVERFTAGKPFAHPEDLAASARKRVR; from the coding sequence ATGACGCGACCACGTGCCGTCTTCGCCATGAACCCACGGCTGCCCCGCGCCCTCTTCCACGCGGAAACCCTGGCCCGGCTGCGCCGTGCCACCGACATCGACACCGAACTGGTCCTCGACGAACTGGACTCGGCGCCGGCCCGCAAGGCACTGGCCGACGCGGAAATCCTGATCGCGGGCTGGGACGCACCCGTCGTCCGGACCGCTCACCTGGCCGCGCCCTCCCGGCTGCGGGCCGTGATCTACGCGGGCGGCGTGGCCGCAACATGCCTGGAGGACCCAGCGGCCCTCGCCACCAGCGGAGTGGTCGCAGCCAACGCCCGCGCAGCCAACTCCACCCCTGTCGCGGAGTACACGCTGGCAATGATTCTGCTGGCCAACAAGCGGATCCTGTTCGCCCAACACGCCTACCGCACATCCAGGAAGCGGCCCGACCACTTCGCCGCGCCGACAGACCTCGGCAACTACCGGCAGACCGTGGGCGTCGTCGGCGCCTCCACCGTGGGCCGCGCGGTCCTCTCCCTGCTCCGCCCTTTCGACCTGGATGTCCTCCTGTACGACCCGACGCTCAGCCATGAGCAGGCCGGCCGACTCGGCACCCGCCTGGTGCCGCTCGACACCCTCATGGCACGCAGCAGGGTTGTCTCCCTGCACCAGCCCCTCACGCCACAGACACGCCGTCAGATCGGCGCGCGGCAACTGGCACTGATGCCCAACGGAGCCACGCTCATCAACACCGCTCGAGGCGCCGTCGTCGACCAGGACGCCCTGATCAGGGAGCTGCGCACCGGCCGTATCGACGCGGTGCTCGACGTCACGGACCCGGAACCACCGGCGGCGGACAGTGAGTTGTGGACCCTGGACAACGTCGTGCTCACCCCGCATCTGGCCGGCTCCATGGGCGGTGAGCTGCACCGCATCGGGGAAACCGTCACCGATGAGGTGGAGCGCTTCACGGCCGGAAAGCCGTTCGCCCACCCTGAGGACCTGGCGGCTTCCGCACGTAAGAGGGTGCGGTGA
- a CDS encoding fumarylacetoacetate hydrolase family protein produces MRFVRLGEPGRERPAVIDDHGLTRDLSALAPDIDGAFLEGDGIARTRRALTDGSLPVLDGKGLRFGPPVARPGAVICIGQNYAAHAAESGSEPPTRPVIFFKPSNTVVGPYDEVRIPRGSTKTDWEVELAVVIGRRAQYLDSPEQAIDHVAGYTVSNDVSERAFQLEHSGGQWSKGKSAATFNPLGPYLVPAGDVPDVQNLRLRSFVNGEPRQDSSTSDMIFSVAQLVHDLSQYLVLEPGDVINTGTPEGVALSGRFPYLRPDDVMEIEVEGLGRQRQALAAA; encoded by the coding sequence ATGCGATTCGTACGACTCGGAGAGCCCGGGCGGGAACGTCCCGCCGTCATCGACGACCACGGCCTCACACGCGACCTGTCCGCCCTTGCGCCCGACATCGACGGCGCGTTCCTCGAAGGAGACGGCATCGCGCGGACGCGGCGCGCGCTGACGGACGGCAGTCTTCCCGTACTCGACGGCAAAGGGCTGAGGTTCGGACCGCCGGTCGCACGACCCGGCGCGGTCATCTGCATCGGGCAGAACTATGCGGCCCACGCCGCCGAGTCCGGCAGCGAGCCGCCCACCCGTCCGGTGATCTTCTTCAAGCCCTCGAACACGGTCGTCGGCCCCTACGACGAGGTGCGGATACCTCGCGGTTCGACGAAGACCGACTGGGAGGTCGAGCTCGCCGTCGTCATCGGGCGGCGGGCGCAGTACCTGGACTCCCCCGAGCAGGCGATCGACCATGTGGCCGGCTACACGGTCTCGAACGACGTGTCCGAGCGCGCCTTCCAGTTGGAGCACTCCGGCGGGCAGTGGTCGAAGGGCAAGTCCGCGGCGACGTTCAACCCGCTGGGCCCGTACCTTGTCCCGGCCGGCGACGTGCCCGACGTGCAGAATCTCCGGCTGCGCTCGTTCGTGAACGGTGAACCGCGCCAGGATTCGAGCACTTCGGACATGATCTTCTCCGTCGCACAGCTCGTGCACGACCTGAGCCAGTACCTCGTCCTGGAACCCGGCGACGTCATCAACACAGGTACCCCGGAAGGCGTGGCGCTGTCAGGGCGCTTTCCGTATCTACGACCTGACGACGTGATGGAAATCGAAGTCGAAGGGCTGGGGCGGCAGCGCCAGGCCCTTGCAGCCGCCTAG
- a CDS encoding mandelate racemase/muconate lactonizing enzyme family protein, which translates to MKITGFRTLRTVHHWGRPVGDANGVVAGGITEVPVVLVETDGGLTGVGLGAHADAERVFPALEGQDPRAVTALYDRMLAHTFKSGHSGAAFGAIGAFDMALWDLKAKMADEPLWRTLGAGDRFVPGYASGLDIALGDEELATLYSSWADRGFTGAKIKGGLDPDRDIARLHAVAEILRRNRRSPALMLDVNETWGRHQAVRLLARIEDHVELAWIEEPVRRWDVPGHRAVARAGRTPVASGENLTGLEQFRPLLAADALQVVQTAGVWGITHFLRVATLAHSHDLPVSPVGYHANPLAHAAAAIPNHLVSEVQDTGSPVGVTVDQVIADGGIVLGDTPGLGITVDEAALAGLDLSVVGWSHPDGPHVRPRTAGLRLVPEPAATNQGTVVPNPVDTYPFPGAPAVPRGLTGRAALTDDAEREGTP; encoded by the coding sequence TTGAAGATCACGGGATTCCGGACCCTCCGGACGGTGCACCACTGGGGCCGCCCCGTCGGAGACGCCAACGGCGTTGTCGCCGGGGGTATCACGGAGGTCCCGGTGGTGCTCGTCGAGACCGACGGCGGCCTCACCGGCGTCGGTCTCGGTGCGCACGCCGACGCCGAGCGGGTCTTTCCCGCCCTCGAAGGGCAGGATCCGCGTGCTGTCACCGCCTTGTACGACCGGATGCTGGCGCACACCTTCAAGAGCGGTCACAGCGGCGCCGCTTTCGGCGCCATCGGCGCCTTCGACATGGCCCTTTGGGACCTCAAGGCGAAGATGGCCGACGAGCCGCTGTGGCGGACGCTGGGCGCAGGAGACCGCTTCGTGCCCGGCTACGCATCGGGGCTCGACATCGCCCTCGGCGACGAGGAGTTGGCCACCCTCTACTCGAGCTGGGCCGACCGCGGCTTCACCGGCGCCAAGATCAAAGGTGGTCTCGACCCGGACCGCGACATCGCCCGGCTGCACGCGGTCGCGGAGATACTGCGCCGCAACCGCCGCTCCCCCGCCCTGATGCTCGACGTCAACGAGACCTGGGGCAGACACCAGGCTGTCCGGCTGCTCGCCCGTATCGAGGACCATGTCGAACTGGCATGGATCGAGGAACCGGTCCGGCGTTGGGACGTGCCGGGCCATCGGGCGGTCGCCCGAGCCGGGCGCACCCCTGTCGCCTCCGGCGAGAACCTGACCGGGCTCGAGCAGTTCCGTCCCCTGTTGGCCGCCGACGCCCTGCAAGTCGTGCAGACTGCCGGAGTCTGGGGCATCACCCACTTCCTGCGCGTCGCCACACTCGCCCACAGCCACGACCTGCCCGTCAGTCCCGTCGGTTACCACGCCAATCCGCTGGCCCATGCCGCAGCTGCGATCCCCAACCATCTCGTCAGCGAAGTACAGGACACGGGGTCACCGGTGGGTGTCACCGTGGACCAGGTGATCGCGGACGGCGGGATCGTGCTCGGTGACACCCCCGGCCTGGGCATTACGGTCGACGAAGCCGCCCTGGCCGGACTCGACCTCTCCGTCGTCGGCTGGTCTCATCCCGACGGTCCCCACGTGCGGCCGCGAACCGCCGGCCTGCGGCTCGTACCGGAACCTGCGGCGACGAACCAGGGCACCGTGGTCCCGAACCCGGTGGACACCTACCCCTTCCCGGGAGCGCCCGCCGTACCCCGAGGCCTCACGGGCCGTGCTGCCCTCACCGATGACGCAGAGAGGGAGGGCACCCCATGA
- a CDS encoding aldo/keto reductase: MRSRTSARLPELTKLGLGAAQLGNLARRVGDADAHEAVHAAWDSGVRYFDTAPHYGLGLSEQRLGAALAHHPRDEFVVSTKVGRLLVPSPETAHREDDGGFAVPAAFRRTWDFSRDGILRSLEGSLERLGLDHVDIVYLHDPDDHWPEASTTGISTLIELRERGLVKAVGVGMNQAEMLTRFIRHCDVDIVMVAGRHTLLDHSAREELLPFALEHGVGVVAAAVYNSGLLAAPRPPAGATYDYLPAPRELTDRAAAIADVCERHQVTLPQAAIAHPMRHPAVVSVVVGARDAAQSRTNADRLSAAIPDALWNELAALGLVPDDASTTAPSHTGRGRR, translated from the coding sequence ATGCGTTCCCGCACTTCCGCACGTCTCCCCGAACTCACAAAACTCGGCCTGGGCGCGGCCCAGTTGGGCAACCTCGCCCGCCGGGTCGGTGATGCCGACGCCCACGAAGCCGTCCACGCGGCCTGGGACAGCGGCGTCCGCTACTTCGACACGGCTCCGCACTACGGACTGGGGCTGTCGGAACAGCGGCTCGGTGCCGCTCTCGCACACCACCCGCGGGACGAGTTCGTCGTCTCCACCAAGGTGGGCCGGCTGCTGGTGCCCAGCCCGGAGACGGCGCACCGGGAGGATGACGGCGGGTTCGCGGTGCCCGCGGCGTTCCGCCGCACATGGGACTTCAGCAGGGACGGCATCCTGCGCTCGCTCGAGGGCAGCCTGGAACGTCTCGGCCTCGACCACGTCGACATCGTCTACCTCCACGACCCCGACGACCACTGGCCCGAGGCGTCCACCACCGGCATCAGCACCCTGATCGAACTGCGTGAACGAGGGCTGGTGAAGGCCGTCGGCGTCGGCATGAACCAGGCGGAGATGCTCACCCGGTTCATCCGACACTGCGACGTCGACATCGTCATGGTGGCGGGCCGGCACACCTTGCTCGACCACTCCGCTCGTGAGGAGTTGCTGCCCTTCGCCCTGGAGCACGGCGTGGGGGTCGTCGCGGCGGCCGTCTACAACTCGGGCCTCCTCGCCGCACCCCGTCCCCCGGCCGGCGCCACCTACGACTACCTGCCCGCCCCACGTGAGCTGACCGACCGCGCTGCGGCCATAGCGGACGTCTGCGAACGCCACCAGGTCACCTTGCCGCAAGCCGCAATCGCCCATCCGATGCGGCACCCAGCGGTCGTCTCCGTGGTGGTGGGGGCCCGCGACGCCGCCCAGTCCCGCACGAACGCGGACCGGCTGTCGGCAGCGATACCGGATGCGCTCTGGAACGAACTCGCGGCTCTCGGCCTCGTCCCCGACGACGCCTCCACGACCGCCCCCTCACACACCGGCAGGGGACGACGATGA